The Impatiens glandulifera chromosome 8, dImpGla2.1, whole genome shotgun sequence genome includes a window with the following:
- the LOC124911248 gene encoding pantothenate kinase 1 isoform X1: MEESEKQRDSNSSFGHISHLALDIGGTLIKLVYFSRKDDSRFLDDNQEEVSCDSSSNNLILSGRLHFVKFETCKISQCLEFLSSKHLHHTGVWHNEVPASGKNIVKATGGGAFKFADLFKDKLDIVFDKVDEMECLVSGANFLLKTVHPEAYTYMDGQKEYVQIDHNDLYPYLLVNIGSGVSMIKVDGENLYERVSGTSIGGGTFLGLGKLLTKCKSFDELLKLSHQGNHRAIDMLVGDIFGGLDYSKIGLASTAIASSFGKVVSENKELDDYKPEDVSRSLLRMISNNIGQISYLNALRFGLKRIFFGGFFIRGHTYTMDTISVAVQFWSKGDAKALFLRHEGFLGAIGALTKYKSDGLYNLTVPQVVDGFINSSLEEEEDPVSDTIECSMQLRPQ; this comes from the exons atggaggagagtGAAAAACAGAGAGATTCAAACTCTTCTTTCGGTCATATATCGCATTTAGCTCTTGATATTGGAG GCACTCTTATCAAGTTGGTTTATTTTTCCCGCAAAGATGATTCTAGATTTTTGGATGATAATCAAGAGGAGGTTTCTTGTGATAGCAGCAGCAACAATCTTATCTTGAGTGGAAGACTTCATTTTGTAAAGTTTGAGACATGCAAGATTAGTCAGTGCTTAGAGTTTTTATCATCCAAACATCTTCATCATACTG GTGTGTGGCATAATGAAGTCCCTGCCAGTGGAAAGAATATTGTTAAG GCCACAGGTGGTGGTGCATTCAAGTTTGCTGATCTGTTCAAAGACAAACTTGATATTGTCTTTGACAAAGTAGATGAAATGGAATGCCTCGTTTCTGGTGCAAATTTTCTCCTTAAG ACGGTGCACCCAGAAGCTTATACATACATGGATGGTCAGAAAGAGTATGTGCAGATTGACCATAATGATCTGTACCCTTATCTTCTAGTCAACATTGGATCTGGTGTAAGCATGATAAAG GTGGATGGTGAAAATTTGTACGAGCGTGTTAGTGGAACAAGTATAGGTGGCGGGACATTTTTGGGATTGGGAAAACTTCTGACTAAGTGCAAGAG ttttgatgaattgttgaaGTTGAGCCATCAAGGTAACCATAGAGCGATAGATATGCTCGTAGGAGACATTTTTGGTGGCTTGGACTATTCAAAG ATTGGACTGGCATCAACAGCGATTGCTTCTAGCTTTGGCAAGGTGGTTTCTGAAAATAAAGAGCTTGATGATTATAAACCAGAAGATGTTTCTAGGTCACTTCTAAGAATGATCTCCAACAATATTGGGCAG ATCTCATACTTGAATGCACTTCGTTTTGGACTGAAGAGGATATTTTTTGGGGGATTTTTCATCCGCGGCCATACCTATACAATGGACACCATTTCTGTTGCAGTTCAATTCTG GTCTAAAGGTGATGCAAAGGCTTTGTTTTTGAGGCATGAGGGTTTCCTCGGTGCAATTGGTGCCTTAACCAAGTACAAAAGTGACGGTTTATATAATTTGACAGTTCCCCAGGTTGTTGATGGATTTATCAACAGCAGCcttgaggaagaagaagacccTGTAAGTGATACAATAGAGTGTAGTATGCAGCTCAGGCCTCAATAA
- the LOC124911248 gene encoding pantothenate kinase 1 isoform X2: MNSGVWHNEVPASGKNIVKATGGGAFKFADLFKDKLDIVFDKVDEMECLVSGANFLLKTVHPEAYTYMDGQKEYVQIDHNDLYPYLLVNIGSGVSMIKVDGENLYERVSGTSIGGGTFLGLGKLLTKCKSFDELLKLSHQGNHRAIDMLVGDIFGGLDYSKIGLASTAIASSFGKVVSENKELDDYKPEDVSRSLLRMISNNIGQISYLNALRFGLKRIFFGGFFIRGHTYTMDTISVAVQFWSKGDAKALFLRHEGFLGAIGALTKYKSDGLYNLTVPQVVDGFINSSLEEEEDPVSDTIECSMQLRPQ, from the exons ATGAATTCAGGTGTGTGGCATAATGAAGTCCCTGCCAGTGGAAAGAATATTGTTAAG GCCACAGGTGGTGGTGCATTCAAGTTTGCTGATCTGTTCAAAGACAAACTTGATATTGTCTTTGACAAAGTAGATGAAATGGAATGCCTCGTTTCTGGTGCAAATTTTCTCCTTAAG ACGGTGCACCCAGAAGCTTATACATACATGGATGGTCAGAAAGAGTATGTGCAGATTGACCATAATGATCTGTACCCTTATCTTCTAGTCAACATTGGATCTGGTGTAAGCATGATAAAG GTGGATGGTGAAAATTTGTACGAGCGTGTTAGTGGAACAAGTATAGGTGGCGGGACATTTTTGGGATTGGGAAAACTTCTGACTAAGTGCAAGAG ttttgatgaattgttgaaGTTGAGCCATCAAGGTAACCATAGAGCGATAGATATGCTCGTAGGAGACATTTTTGGTGGCTTGGACTATTCAAAG ATTGGACTGGCATCAACAGCGATTGCTTCTAGCTTTGGCAAGGTGGTTTCTGAAAATAAAGAGCTTGATGATTATAAACCAGAAGATGTTTCTAGGTCACTTCTAAGAATGATCTCCAACAATATTGGGCAG ATCTCATACTTGAATGCACTTCGTTTTGGACTGAAGAGGATATTTTTTGGGGGATTTTTCATCCGCGGCCATACCTATACAATGGACACCATTTCTGTTGCAGTTCAATTCTG GTCTAAAGGTGATGCAAAGGCTTTGTTTTTGAGGCATGAGGGTTTCCTCGGTGCAATTGGTGCCTTAACCAAGTACAAAAGTGACGGTTTATATAATTTGACAGTTCCCCAGGTTGTTGATGGATTTATCAACAGCAGCcttgaggaagaagaagacccTGTAAGTGATACAATAGAGTGTAGTATGCAGCTCAGGCCTCAATAA
- the LOC124911247 gene encoding probable nucleoredoxin 1, which yields MADELNNSLQKQTMLHDLQTILSSSERDYLIRNNGDQVKTDSLKGKKIGLYFSASWCPPCRRFTPSLVDLYNELSIKGDFEIVFISKDRDDESFEGYFSKMPWLAVPFSDSNGRKQLNELFKVKGIPFLVFLDDNGEIVTSDGVKIVMEYGVEAYPFSNDRIKEIKEEEEEARVHQSLKSLLVSKSRDYLVSSDGKKVPVTELEGKTIGLYFSISSYGRSTQFTRKLVNVEEQIKAKNADFEVVMIPLDHDEELFKKELETIPWLSLPFKDKSCEKLARYFELSSLPRLVIIGPDGKTLKSDVAEIVEEHGAEAYPFTPERLSELEELDNAKREAQTFESVLVLGDLNFLIGKDGVKVPISEFVVGKKNVLLYFSAHWCPPCRAFLPKLTEVYNQIKEKEGEESFELIFISSDRDQASFDSYYATMPWLALPFGDDRKEKLSRTFKVRGIPKLVALGPTGQTVSEEVRDLVMRHGAKGYPFTKERVEELEKEEDELTKEWAKKMKIDSLHKHELVLIKRRNYICDGCNEGGETWSYYCKECDYDLHPKCAFQGAAKEEKGSSKEGWVCDGEVCRKKA from the exons ATGGCGGATGAACTTAACAACAGCCTTCAAAAGCAGACTATGTTGCACGATCTCCAAACGATCCTTTCCTCGTCTGAAAGAGATTACCTTATTCGAAACAACGGCGATCAG GTCAAAACTGACAGtttaaagggaaaaaaaatAGGATTGTATTTTTCAGCTTCATGGTGTCCTCCTTGTAGACGGTTCACTCCTAGTTTAGTGGATTTGTACAATGAGTTGTCAATAAAAGGCGATTTTGAAATCGTGTTTATCTCTAAGGATAGAGATGATGAATCATTTGAAGGGTATTTCTCAAAGATGCCATGGCTTGCAGTTCCATTTTCTGATTCTAATGGACGTAAACAGTTGAATGAGTTGTTTAAGGTGAAGGGGATTCCTTTCCTGGTTTTTCTTGATGATAATGGAGAAATTGTGACAAGTGATGGAGTTAAAATAGTTATGGAATATGGAGTTGAGGCTTATCCATTTAGTAATGATCGAATTAAGGAAATtaaggaggaggaagaagaagctAGAGTTCATCAATCTCTTAAATCTCTATTAGTCTCCAAATCTCGTGATTATCTTGTCTCATCAGACGGAAAGAAG GTACCTGTGACTGAACTTGAAGGAAAGACAATAGGtttatatttctcaatttcttCTTATGGAAGAAGCACTCAGTTTACTCGTAAGCTAGTTAATGTAGAAGAACAAATAAAGGCAAAAAATGCAGATTTTGAGGTGGTGATGATACCTCTTGATCATGACGAAGAACTTTTCAAGAAGGAGCTTGAAACTATCCCTTGGTTGTCTTTACCTTTCAAGGATAAGAGCTGTGAAAAGTTGGCTAGGTATTTCGAGCTCTCATCTCTTCCCAGATTAGTAATCATCGGTCCAGATGGAAAGACTCTTAAGTCGGATGTTGCTGAGATCGTAGAGGAGCATGGTGCTGAGGCATACCCGTTTACTCCTGAGAGATTATCCGAGCTTGAAGAGCTGGATAATGCGAAACGTGAAGCTCAGACATTTGAGTCAGTTTTGGTGTTGGGTGAtcttaatttcttgattggaaaaGATGGAGTCAAG GTTCCAATATCTGAATTTGTTGTTGGGAAGAAAAATGTTCTTCTCTACTTCTCCGCTCACTGGTGTCCACCTTGTCGAGCTTTTCTACCAAAGCTAACTGAg GTTTACAACCAAATCAAGGAAAAAGAAGGTGAAGAATCTTTTGAACTGATTTTTATCTCGAGTGATAGGGACCAGGCATCATTCGACAGTTACTATGCCACGATGCCTTGGTTAGCACTTCCTTTTGGCGACGATAGAAAGGAGAAATTGTCGCGAACTTTTAAGGTTCGTGGCATCCCGAAGCTAGTGGCACTAGGTCCCACAGGACAGACCGTGTCAGAAGAAGTACGAGATCTAGTGATGAGGCATGGAGCAAAGGGGTACCCCTTTACAAAGGAACGGGTGGAGGAGTTGGAGAAGGAAGAGGATGAACTAACAAAAGAATGGGctaagaagatgaagatcgaTAGCCTTCATAAACACGAACTTGTGTTAATTAAGCGTAGGAATTACATATGCGATGGATGTAATGAGGGTGGGGAGACATGGTCTTACTATTGCAAGGAATGTGATTATGATCTTCATCCAAAATGTGCTTTTCAAGGAGCAGCTAAAGAAGAAAAGGGTTCTTCTAAAGAAGGATGGGTGTGTGATGGTGAAGTGTGTAGGAAGAAGGCCTAA